From the Gallaecimonas mangrovi genome, one window contains:
- a CDS encoding AMP-binding enzyme, with protein MLGYWDDPEKTNDTIDNYGWLHSGDLGVMDNDGYVEVVGRLKDMIIRGGENIYPREVEACFYQHPAVQDVQVFGIPDERFGETVCAWVQVKRGQQLDADTLISFAKPLLAHFKIPQHFHFVENYPMTVTGKVQKFKMREMMLTALKDAAKSR; from the coding sequence ATGCTGGGTTACTGGGACGATCCGGAAAAAACCAACGACACCATCGACAACTATGGTTGGCTGCATTCGGGGGATCTGGGCGTAATGGACAACGACGGTTACGTTGAAGTGGTGGGCCGATTAAAAGACATGATCATCCGCGGCGGTGAAAACATCTATCCGCGTGAAGTGGAAGCGTGTTTTTACCAGCACCCGGCGGTGCAAGATGTACAGGTGTTTGGCATTCCCGATGAGCGCTTCGGCGAAACCGTCTGCGCCTGGGTCCAGGTAAAACGCGGCCAACAGCTCGATGCCGACACCCTGATAAGCTTTGCCAAACCGCTGCTGGCCCACTTTAAAATTCCCCAGCACTTTCACTTTGTTGAAAACTACCCGATGACGGTGACCGGTAAGGTGCAGAAATTCAAAATGCGGGAAATGATGTTGACCGCTCTCAAAGATGCGGCAAAAAGTCGCTAA
- a CDS encoding phospholipase D-like domain-containing protein, with amino-acid sequence MRKSFLALAFLSLSAHAEFSIPGFELVHTVPVETDLATPDLRGPTEVWCQLFDSAKKTIDIAQFYVSGKPGEPLETVINHLKAASDRGVKIRFLLDKHGLGISEKATVAKLKAIPNLTFKLIDYSKVGGGIIHAKYFVVDGKEAYVGSQNFDWRSLKEIHEAGLRVTDTKVAKQMQAIFNVDWHAQQLIAEGKKVPVLNHQVVHADESQTSYLVASPNAYNPPGVGDSETELPKLLAKAKKEVLVQVMEYAPLSYAPGIRPYYAVIDDAIRATAQRGVKVKMLVADWNTKEPEISYLKSLEVLPNVEIKIVSIPEAKEGFIPYARVIHTKAMDIDDKIAWVGTSNWEGGYMDNSRNLEVVMQDPKMAKRIGEMARQLWNSPYAKKLDINKTYPRPHPGSAK; translated from the coding sequence ATGCGTAAGTCTTTTCTGGCACTGGCCTTTTTAAGCCTCAGTGCCCATGCCGAGTTTTCTATTCCCGGCTTTGAACTCGTTCACACCGTACCGGTAGAAACCGACCTTGCCACCCCTGATCTGCGTGGGCCAACCGAGGTTTGGTGCCAGCTGTTCGATAGCGCAAAAAAAACCATCGATATCGCCCAGTTTTATGTGTCCGGCAAACCCGGCGAGCCACTGGAAACCGTCATTAACCACCTCAAAGCGGCCAGCGATCGCGGGGTGAAAATTCGTTTCCTGCTCGACAAGCATGGCCTTGGCATTTCTGAAAAGGCCACCGTTGCCAAACTCAAAGCCATTCCTAACCTCACCTTCAAACTCATTGACTACAGCAAAGTGGGCGGCGGCATTATCCACGCCAAATACTTTGTGGTAGATGGTAAGGAAGCCTACGTTGGCAGCCAGAACTTTGACTGGCGCTCCTTAAAAGAGATCCATGAAGCAGGCCTTAGAGTCACCGACACCAAGGTGGCCAAGCAAATGCAGGCCATTTTCAATGTTGACTGGCACGCCCAGCAGCTGATTGCTGAAGGTAAAAAAGTACCGGTACTAAACCACCAGGTAGTGCATGCCGACGAGTCACAAACCAGTTATCTGGTCGCCAGCCCCAATGCCTATAACCCGCCCGGCGTTGGTGATTCTGAAACTGAACTGCCAAAACTGCTGGCCAAGGCCAAAAAGGAAGTGCTGGTACAGGTAATGGAATATGCGCCGCTGTCTTACGCGCCGGGTATTCGCCCTTACTATGCAGTCATTGACGATGCCATTCGTGCTACCGCCCAGCGCGGCGTTAAAGTCAAAATGCTGGTGGCAGACTGGAATACCAAAGAGCCGGAGATAAGCTACCTAAAAAGCTTGGAAGTGCTGCCTAACGTTGAAATCAAGATTGTTAGCATTCCCGAGGCAAAAGAAGGCTTTATTCCCTATGCACGGGTGATCCACACCAAAGCCATGGACATCGACGACAAAATTGCCTGGGTTGGCACCAGCAACTGGGAAGGCGGTTACATGGATAACTCCCGTAACCTGGAAGTGGTGATGCAAGACCCGAAAATGGCCAAACGCATCGGCGAAAT